The Seriola aureovittata isolate HTS-2021-v1 ecotype China chromosome 3, ASM2101889v1, whole genome shotgun sequence genome includes a region encoding these proteins:
- the asah1b gene encoding acid ceramidase gives MGHCVFLVLAALFSVTSTQFIPPYTEDCRTEMYPPNGPTFRGAVSWYTVDLDLPPSKRWTALITDKKTDLVNMIQAIKDLAYAFVPSGRLIELVDITLPLMVDTLPNPFSDEIKGIATVSGIPLGEVVLFNIFYEVFTVCTSIVAEDNKGNLFHGRNLDFGLFMGWDVKNKSWIISEKLKPLVVNLDFKRNNQTVFKSTNFAGYVGMLTGIKPHIFTLTMNERFSLDGGYIGILEWILGKRDGMWMSFLTRSVLENAHSYEEAKTRLAQTKLLAPAYFILGGNQTGQGCIITRSRLLSIDMLEIDLKLGRWYVLETNYDHWEEPLFLDDRRTPGMKCMNQTTQKNISLKTMYDVLSTKPVLNKLTTYTTLMQVSEGKLESYIRDCPNPCMPW, from the exons ATGggtcactgtgtttttctcgTTTTAGCGGCTTTATTCTCTGTCACATCGACACAGTTCATACCACCG TATACAGAAGACTGTCGGACAGAAATGTATCCACCAAACGGTCCTAC GTTCAGAGGAGCTGTCAGTTGGTACACAGTGGACCTGGACTTACCGCCCAGCAAGAGATGGACAGCTCTGatcactgacaaaaaaacagat CTGGTCAACATGATTCAGGCCATCAAAGACTTGGCTTATGCTTTTGTGCCCAGTGGAAGGCTGATAGAGCTGGTTGACATTACACTG CCTTTGATGGTGGACACACTTCCAAATCCTTTCAGTGATGAAATCAAAGGAATTGCCACTGTTTCAGGGATTCCTCTGg GTGAAGTTGTCTTGTTCAACATCTTCTATGAGGTGTTCACTGTGTGCACATCTATTGTTGCAGAAGACAATAAAG GTAACCTCTTTCATGGCAGAAACCTGGATTTCGGATTATTTATGGG CTGGGATGTGAAAAACAAGTCATGGATCATTAGTGAGAAGCTCAAACCTCTAGTGGTCAACCTGGACTTCAAGAGAAATAACCAGACTGTCTTCAAGTCTACAAACTTTGCTGGATATGTTGGCATGCTGACTGGCATTAAGCCT cACATTTTCACTCTGACCATGAATGAGCGTTTCAGCCTCGATGGAGGATACATTG GAATCCTGGAGTGGATCCTGGGGAAGAGAGATGGGATGTGGATGAGCTTTCTCACTCGCTCTGTGCTAGAAAATGCTCACAG CTACGAGGAGGCCAAAACCCGCCTGGCTCAGACGAAGTTGCTCGCTCCAGCCTACTTCATCCTGGGGGGAAACCAGACAGGCCAGGGCTGCATCATCACCCGGTCTAGACTGCTCAGTATCGATATGTTGGA GATTGACCTGAAGCTGGGCCGGTGGTACGTCCTGGAGACGAACTACGACCACTGGGAGGAGCCTTTGTTCCTGGACGATCGCAGAACTCCTGGCATGAAGTGTATGAACCAGACCACACAGAAG AACATCTCTCTAAAGACCATGTACGATGTGCTCTCAACCAAACCAGTGTTAAACAAG TTGACCACATACACAACACTGATGCAAGTGTCAGAAGGCAAACTGGAGTCATACATACGTGACTGTCCTAACCCCTGCATGCCCTGGTGA